The genomic window TAATAATAACTTAATCGTATTTTTTTCAGATACAGATCATGACTCCGGTGGAAGCCTTATAGAATGCTTTGAGAAGCCTTCATATAAATCAAAGTGGAAGAATCAAATTGGTGGTTTTAATCTATCAGATCCAATAATTATAGATAGTTTGTGTTATGTTGCATCCATTGGGTTTATCGGGAAGTTAAATCTTAATAATGGGAATTTCTTTTGGCAACATGATAACTTATATGATACAACAAGAATCTCCTCATTCAGCGATATTGAATTTAGTAATGGTGTAATCCATTTTAATGAAGAACTTCTAATAAATAAGAATAAAAAACCTAATAAGATAATTGTTGATGACGAAACTGGTGAAATATATGACATACAAAAAAACCTGCCATAAAACTCTCTTCAAAGACTCATGTAAGTTATTTTCCCTCCCATCCTAGATTGCTTTCAGCAAAATCACAAAACTTGTCCCAGTTCTTTTTATCGGGAGTATGCTTGGTTAGGGAAGCGTATCTATATTGTAACTGACAGAACGAAAACTGAAGGAGTTAACGAAGTTAACGGGGCTCATCACTAAAATTGTTATCTTTGAAATAAAAATCGAACAATGAGAATTGTTGAAGAGAAATATTTTAATCAGTACAATGATTTAGTTGGGAATCAAATCGACAAGTTTATAGTGTCTTTTGATTACGCCGAAAAGGGTACTGATTTAGGATACAAGACACAGGCTTCAGCGGTATACTCATCGAATATTGAAGGAAACAGCATTGACTTGAATTCTTTCATGAATTACAAACTCTCACAGGAGAAGTTTAAGCCTCAAAAAGAGATACAAGAAATTGAGAATTTAATTTCTGCTTACGAATTTGCACAATCAAATGATTTGAATGAAAAGAATTTCTTGCATTGTCACAAGATACTATCTAAAACATTGGTGATTAAAAGTAAGCAAGGGAAATATCGCAATGATAAGGTAGGTGTATTCGGGCAATCGGGATTGGTTTACCTAGCAATCGAACCTGAATACGTTAAAGATGCAATGACCGAATTCTTCAACGATTTAGACATCTTAATAAAAGTGGATTTATCAAAAACTAAGGTGTTTTACTTCGCTTCAATGATTCATCTTAAGTTTGCCCATATTCATCCATTTAGAGATGGTAATGGTCGTGCCGCTAGGTTGCTAGAAAAATGGTTTCTTGCACAGAGATTAGGGAAAGATTTTTGGAAATTATCTTCTGAAAAGTATTACAGGGAGCATCAAATGGAATATTATAACAATATCAATTTGGGTGTGAATTGTTATACATTGAATTATGATAAGTGTATTCCGTTCCTATTAATGCTTACTAAGTCAATAGAAAACAAGTAAAGCACGTTGCCAATAAATAGGCTTTTTGCTGCATGCAGTTCCAAGCAAGAAACCTCCCACCCATCATACATTACTTTCAGCAAACTCGCAAAACTTGTCTCGGTTCTTTTTATTAGGAGTAATCCAATTTTGGGCATTCATGTTTTTTTGTAGTTTTGTTAGGGGAATGGGGGTAAGACCCTGTTAAGTTATAAATTAGCTAAGAAACCATTTTACATAAAGCGATGATTTTGACCGAAGACCAAATAAGAGAAATTGCTGGTCAGTTGGACTGTGGATTTAGATGTTTTATTCATAAACAAACAAGGGAATTAATCTTTATCCCTGATACGATTAAAAATCCAGACATGGATATGGAAGGCTGGATTGAAGAGAATGAAGAAATTGAGAATAACCACCTTGACTACTTTGAAATTGAACCGCTAGAATCATACAATTCCTTTCGAATCATGGAAGACTTTGCTGAAACCCTTGATGACTCGAATAGGCTAAAGGAAAGACTTTATGAAGTTTTGAATAAACGAAAACCGTTTAGAAATTTTAAGAATGTGATAGATTATTCTGGTGAATATCGACAGAAATGGTTTGATTTCAAGAATCAGTGGTTAAGAGATTTGGTAAGAAGAAGTATCGAAAGGATTGAGAATGTTGACGAATAATAAGCCAATGCATAATACGTGGTTTAAATTTATTTGGGTTGATGGAAATCGATGCTTGAAACAACCAATGAATTAAGGTTATGGTTACTAGAGAAATTGCAATAAATACTGAATGGCTTGACTTCTTATTAGATGCTTTTGTTTAGTTTAACTGCAAAGAACAAAGCCCATGAATGGCCGGATATTGATTTATTGCTTATTTCAGACCAGTTTGGCGACAATGTGTTTGAGAATCTAAAATTGTATTCCAGAATAAATATTAAATATCCAATAATTGAAACACATCCATACCCAACTAAATACTATAAAGAAGGTGACGACTTTATAAAAAAGATAAGCAAAGAAGGTATTGAAATAGCATAAATCGTCTACAGTCAATACATTGTTTCTTACATCGAACTGATGTTAATTTAGCAGAAGAAAAACATAAGAACCCTCGATATCATCCCTGGCGGGATACCTGAAAACCATCGTATTACCCTTTGCCGAGATAAAGTCCCTGGCGGAACCATCCTGTAAACATAAAACAACTCGTAGAACCCAGTATCGCATTTTGCGATATATAAAGATTTGGAATTATTCATCAAATTCCTTCAAAATTA from Bacteroidia bacterium includes these protein-coding regions:
- a CDS encoding Fic family protein, with the protein product MRIVEEKYFNQYNDLVGNQIDKFIVSFDYAEKGTDLGYKTQASAVYSSNIEGNSIDLNSFMNYKLSQEKFKPQKEIQEIENLISAYEFAQSNDLNEKNFLHCHKILSKTLVIKSKQGKYRNDKVGVFGQSGLVYLAIEPEYVKDAMTEFFNDLDILIKVDLSKTKVFYFASMIHLKFAHIHPFRDGNGRAARLLEKWFLAQRLGKDFWKLSSEKYYREHQMEYYNNINLGVNCYTLNYDKCIPFLLMLTKSIENK